In one Mycobacteroides chelonae genomic region, the following are encoded:
- the sugE gene encoding quaternary ammonium compound efflux SMR transporter SugE encodes MVWLVLLLAGLLEVGWAIGLKYTEGFTRLWPTVGTVGSMIISIAMLGIAMKSLPVGTAYAIWVGVGAVGTAILGIVLFGDSANAWRLLSLGLIVAGIIGLKLAS; translated from the coding sequence ATGGTTTGGCTGGTCCTTCTTCTTGCGGGTCTGCTCGAGGTGGGCTGGGCCATCGGCCTGAAATACACCGAGGGATTCACTCGGCTGTGGCCGACCGTCGGCACTGTCGGATCGATGATCATCAGCATCGCGATGCTGGGCATTGCGATGAAAAGCTTGCCGGTCGGCACCGCCTACGCGATCTGGGTGGGTGTTGGTGCTGTCGGTACCGCAATCCTGGGCATCGTGCTGTTCGGCGATTCGGCCAACGCCTGGCGGCTATTGAGCCTGGGGTTGATCGTTGCCGGCATCATCGGTCTGAAATTGGCCTCCTGA
- a CDS encoding NINE protein, with translation MTESTPPPFGTPPPVPPSPGVPYPPPYVDPAAPYGRDPATGAPYSDKSKLIAGLLQLLGLVGFLGFGRIYLGQTLLGVVQLLIGLVTFGIVAVIWAVVDAVLIFGGKVSDKAGRQLRD, from the coding sequence ATGACCGAGAGCACGCCGCCTCCTTTCGGAACACCTCCGCCGGTGCCGCCATCGCCAGGCGTCCCGTATCCACCCCCATATGTGGACCCCGCCGCACCGTACGGGCGTGACCCGGCCACCGGGGCACCGTACTCAGATAAGTCGAAGCTGATCGCCGGCCTGCTGCAACTGTTGGGCCTGGTCGGATTTCTGGGCTTCGGTCGGATCTATCTGGGACAGACGCTGCTCGGCGTTGTCCAGCTGCTGATCGGCCTGGTGACGTTCGGAATCGTCGCTGTCATCTGGGCGGTCGTCGATGCGGTCCTGATCTTCGGCGGCAAGGTCAGCGATAAAGCGGGTCGGCAGCTTCGCGATTGA
- the lgt gene encoding prolipoprotein diacylglyceryl transferase: MTVVNLAYIPSPPQGVWHLGPIPIRAYALCIIAGIIVALVIGDRRWEQRGGERGVIYDIALWAVPFGLVGGRLYHVMTDWQTYFGPHGKGLGKAIAVWEGGLGIWGAVALGGVGAWIACRRRGISLPAFGDAIAPGIVLAQAIGRLGNYFNQELTGGPTTLPWGLELFYRRSADGTVDVLNLNGVSTGEVAQVVHPTFLYELLWNVLVFALLIFVDRRFKIGHGRLFAMYVAAYCVGRFWVELMRVDPATQFGGIRVNSFTSTLVFLGAIAYILLAPKGREDPATLGGTPAQTEEAASADGEAAAQEPADSSDVADAGEEDVTKPPVDDPAEESADETGENSGIVEK, translated from the coding sequence GTGACAGTCGTGAATCTGGCATATATCCCCAGCCCGCCCCAAGGGGTTTGGCATCTGGGGCCCATCCCGATCCGCGCCTACGCACTGTGCATCATCGCGGGCATCATCGTCGCGCTGGTCATCGGCGATCGTCGATGGGAGCAGCGCGGCGGCGAGCGCGGTGTCATCTATGACATCGCGTTGTGGGCGGTGCCGTTCGGACTGGTCGGTGGACGTCTTTACCACGTGATGACCGACTGGCAGACGTACTTCGGCCCGCACGGCAAGGGGCTGGGCAAGGCGATCGCGGTCTGGGAAGGCGGCCTCGGTATCTGGGGAGCCGTCGCCCTCGGTGGTGTCGGCGCCTGGATCGCGTGCCGCCGGCGAGGTATTTCGTTGCCCGCCTTCGGCGACGCGATCGCTCCCGGCATCGTGCTGGCGCAGGCGATCGGCCGGTTGGGCAACTACTTCAATCAGGAACTCACCGGTGGTCCCACTACGCTGCCGTGGGGGCTAGAGCTGTTCTACCGGCGCTCGGCCGACGGCACGGTAGACGTTCTCAATCTCAACGGTGTGTCCACCGGAGAGGTCGCACAGGTCGTCCACCCGACCTTTCTCTACGAATTGTTATGGAACGTCCTTGTTTTCGCGCTGTTGATCTTCGTCGATCGACGCTTCAAGATCGGGCATGGACGCCTGTTCGCGATGTACGTCGCGGCGTACTGCGTGGGGCGCTTCTGGGTCGAATTGATGCGGGTGGACCCGGCCACACAGTTTGGTGGAATTCGCGTCAACTCCTTCACTTCGACACTGGTGTTCCTCGGTGCGATCGCCTACATTCTGCTGGCCCCCAAGGGACGTGAGGATCCGGCGACCCTGGGTGGTACCCCAGCGCAGACCGAAGAGGCCGCGAGCGCGGACGGTGAGGCTGCCGCTCAGGAACCCGCGGACTCTAGTGATGTCGCGGACGCGGGGGAGGAAGACGTCACGAAACCCCCGGTGGACGACCCCGCTGAGGAATCGGCCGACGAGACCGGTGAGAATTCTGGCATTGTGGAGAAATGA
- the trpA gene encoding tryptophan synthase subunit alpha: MTQSGRLTEVFDKCRAEGRAALIGYLPNGYPDLDTSIELMTTLVQGGCDIIEVGIAYSDPMMDGPMIAAAAETALSNGIRVADVFTTVRAITDAGGQAVVMSYWNPVLRYGVDAFSRDLAAAGGLGIITPDLIPDEADDWIAASDAHDLDRIFLVAPSSTPERLEKTIGACRGFVYAASTMGVTGARDAVSNAAPALVSRVREVSDIPVGVGLGVRSGAQAAEIAAYADGVIVGSALVAAAPQGATAVRSLTEELATGVRRA; encoded by the coding sequence ATGACGCAGTCAGGCCGCCTGACCGAGGTCTTCGACAAGTGCCGCGCCGAGGGGCGTGCCGCGCTGATCGGTTATCTGCCCAACGGGTATCCGGACCTGGACACCTCGATCGAACTGATGACCACGCTGGTGCAGGGCGGGTGCGACATCATCGAAGTCGGAATCGCCTACTCGGATCCGATGATGGACGGCCCGATGATCGCCGCGGCGGCGGAAACCGCGCTGAGTAACGGGATTCGGGTGGCTGACGTTTTCACGACGGTCCGCGCCATCACCGATGCCGGCGGACAGGCCGTCGTGATGTCGTACTGGAATCCGGTGCTGCGGTATGGAGTTGACGCGTTCTCACGTGACCTCGCCGCGGCTGGAGGCCTCGGAATCATCACCCCCGATCTGATCCCCGACGAGGCCGACGACTGGATCGCGGCCTCCGATGCTCATGACCTCGATCGCATCTTCCTGGTCGCGCCCTCATCCACGCCGGAGAGACTCGAAAAGACGATCGGCGCATGCCGGGGCTTCGTGTACGCGGCGTCCACCATGGGTGTCACTGGCGCTCGCGACGCGGTGTCGAATGCCGCTCCCGCGCTGGTGAGCAGGGTTCGCGAGGTCTCCGATATCCCGGTGGGGGTCGGTCTTGGCGTGCGATCCGGTGCTCAGGCAGCCGAGATCGCCGCATATGCCGACGGCGTCATCGTGGGCTCGGCGCTGGTGGCGGCCGCCCCCCAAGGTGCGACCGCCGTGCGTAGCCTGACTGAAGAGTTGGCGACCGGAGTCCGAAGGGCCTAA
- the trpB gene encoding tryptophan synthase subunit beta — translation MKNTGLPQMSAAIAEPTAHDPDGRGHFGPYGGRYVAEALMAVIEEVTAAYEKVRSDRSFLDELDRLQTHYVGRPSPLYEAERLSAHAGGARLLLKREDLNHTGSHKINNVLGQVLLAKRMGKTRVIAETGAGQHGVATATACALLGLECVIYMGAVDTARQALNVARMRLLGSTVVSVESGSKTLKDAINDAMRDWVTNAHNTYYCFGTAAGPHPFPVMVRDFQRIIGMEARAQVQDQVGRLPDAVVACVGGGSNAIGIFHAFIDDPQVRLVGYEAAGDGVETGRHAATFTGGTPGAFQGSYSYLLQDEDGQTIESHSISAGLDYPGVGPEHAWLRETGRADYRPVTDSEAMDAFLLLSRAEGIIPAIESAHAVAGALKLGTELGEGAVIVVNLSGRGDKDVETAAKWFDLLDKNDADQNGAGA, via the coding sequence ATGAAGAACACCGGCCTGCCGCAGATGAGTGCTGCGATTGCCGAGCCAACCGCGCATGATCCCGATGGCCGCGGGCACTTTGGTCCCTACGGCGGCCGATATGTGGCCGAGGCTCTGATGGCCGTCATCGAAGAAGTGACCGCCGCGTACGAGAAGGTCAGGTCCGACCGGTCCTTCCTCGACGAGCTCGACCGGTTGCAGACGCACTATGTGGGCCGGCCCTCGCCGCTGTACGAGGCCGAGCGCCTCAGTGCCCACGCGGGCGGTGCACGTCTGCTGCTCAAGCGAGAAGACCTTAACCACACCGGTTCCCACAAGATCAACAACGTTCTTGGCCAGGTCCTTCTGGCCAAGAGGATGGGCAAGACACGCGTCATCGCGGAGACCGGCGCGGGACAGCACGGAGTCGCCACTGCCACCGCGTGTGCACTTCTGGGGCTCGAGTGCGTCATCTACATGGGCGCCGTCGATACCGCACGCCAGGCACTCAATGTCGCGCGAATGCGGTTGTTGGGATCGACCGTGGTGTCCGTGGAATCGGGATCGAAGACCCTCAAGGACGCGATCAACGACGCCATGCGCGACTGGGTGACCAACGCGCACAACACCTACTACTGCTTCGGTACCGCTGCCGGCCCACATCCCTTCCCGGTGATGGTTCGCGATTTTCAGCGCATCATCGGCATGGAAGCGCGGGCTCAGGTACAGGACCAGGTCGGCAGATTGCCAGATGCGGTGGTGGCCTGTGTCGGCGGCGGCTCGAACGCGATCGGTATTTTCCACGCGTTCATCGACGATCCACAGGTGCGGCTGGTCGGGTACGAAGCCGCCGGCGACGGTGTCGAAACCGGAAGGCACGCCGCCACATTCACCGGTGGCACGCCCGGGGCTTTCCAGGGCTCCTACTCGTATCTGTTGCAGGACGAAGATGGTCAAACTATCGAGTCTCATTCAATCTCAGCGGGTTTGGATTACCCCGGAGTGGGCCCCGAGCATGCCTGGCTGCGTGAGACCGGGCGCGCCGATTACCGCCCGGTGACCGACAGCGAGGCCATGGACGCCTTCCTGCTGCTTTCTCGCGCCGAGGGCATCATCCCGGCCATCGAATCGGCACACGCCGTCGCGGGCGCACTCAAGCTCGGAACGGAGCTGGGCGAAGGCGCGGTGATCGTGGTCAACCTGTCCGGACGTGGCGACAAGGACGTCGAGACCGCGGCCAAGTGGTTCGACCTCTTGGACAAGAACGACGCGGATCAGAACGGGGCCGGGGCATGA